In Eriocheir sinensis breed Jianghai 21 chromosome 29, ASM2467909v1, whole genome shotgun sequence, a single genomic region encodes these proteins:
- the LOC127004929 gene encoding hornerin-like isoform X45, which translates to MLAILTSLFPLLAIASGCGEVGPRAEVVCYSAAPAPPPSLDPCQCTVVVVEGAGLAHDLQLTSDADFTSYTALKTANPRLKIVVSLGGSNVKGETFALLTSSVEAVANFTQGAATFLEAHWLDGIEVDWRWPTNGKDKEDLTTLVKVLRLVLDQKVHNVSRRAVTEAVTEAVTEQQEEEEETTTFTPLQEDDESFGVDYSVLESGSEYEATVQPPVDEEDYLTTITTTTTTTETPTTTTATTIPNSTSSTTTTTPSTSTSSSGWTFERKRGGGRGGRIRGVVRRRPLNQVTPGDEKKDAEDAEDKGRLLMVTLAPNPEYIVKGYDLKELSKVVDYFTLPTHNLTLGEQHVTFHPARLMGVADLQNADSLVDLAAGLGVPLDHLILTVPATAMSFTLQDATLTTPRSPAADTPTYMSYSEACKVMSGGNWTVERDNDLTAPYAFDNLTWVAFDDPSSVKVKSKYALLRGLAGVALRDVDQADHEDTCGYGPYPLLSMIYTTFTELARSPRRTVLNSLVEDLTHSPSVPSDLRTSPFRIVRVVDRSGDITAIREYSSNTRYQCSRQGYYRDPDDCSNFYRCAKFNQYVDDFTVFEYACPRGLVFDDRWEVCAWPSAAPPCDGSSEIFPVPKQKFICPGEGYFTDPENCRWFFACLDHYGNGTYTQYEFRCPFGLAYDEDNYMCNWPWLVNGCGQNGVGYLDLAPGAAPVSVADVTGRRVYGKSIPTQQVPSQSLHGGSGDKAGCKECSGSVELSIGGKGVLSHEKGLIISPTLSNERLSYKVYKESIEFSGEKSQGGFGGSVSGGERSGERSQGGFGGRVSSGDHSGERSQGGSGSGVNAGGVAAVAFGSSLPQGPSFAGAKHTQDTAQHQGGSSGAASDRNAIKTPGTSPGYSYSAPSTAPLPSPVTEGYDNSQPRPSSTRTSSRGRPITSQGQPTGSRSGSGLGTSYSQPAAPSSSTRPSHGSQTSLRPSGGRPSTSRRPVTAAPGSGYSYAKPSVSAKPTPSRGRPTSRRPSSRRPTSSRPSSRRPSTSYPSPAPPTSGYSFPTPSTPFKPFPGEDVSSSSSSEEEPTRTTSSGYSYPTPSTSLTPGGGVTVSGQTPITSRPRVYPTPTPSTGYSHPEPPQSFGTLPPVPSPSGSVETGYRPTISSEESSEEGYSYSTPSRPLTTPRPRPTQPVATRRPRPSRPAATLPPPTTPGYSYEAPSLSFEPVRPFGSSESRETFQGVSDEVGIGATGGYSYQTPANPFLETKQPGFTPARPTPTPGYQTPRPSPTTRPQTPTYETPTRRPTPRPAPIPDSSSSEEGYSYRQPSVIFTVPGSSQSAEHSSSSSSEGGFAGYSYLPPSSDKSFNPFGSLGSGSHESSEGYSATGGSGHFGGSVQPSGGGSIHFGSGGSSHFSFGGSGDSGVSSGYRGSSGSGGQGGSGGSSHFSVGGSGGQSGSSESDEHRGSGSGGSSGFGGSGGQGGSGGSNGYSYSGGSSSFGGSGDGGSSESAEHRGSGGSSGSSHFGVGGSGGYSGSRGSSHFGSGGSGGGSSHFSIGGSGQSGSSGSADSGGSGGSGHVSSGGSRFFGTVGAGSSGSSESDEHGSRGGSSHFGTGGSGGRGGSSGGSSHFTFGGSGDSGSSESTEHRGTGGSSGYSGSNGGGGSRSRGGSGGSSGSSGSGGSGHFSFGGSGSRGGSGGSGGHSGSSESDEHRGSDGSESSGGSSHFSIGGSGGSGGSGGSGDQGGSGGSSGYIYSGGSSQLSFGGSSDSGSSESTEHRGSGGSGHFGGGGSGGSGGLSGSSHFSIGGSGGSGGRGGSGSRGGSRGSSGYSGSGSSGGSGHFSFGGSGHSGSSESDEHRASGGSSHFGGGGSGGSGGSSHFGGGGSGSSGGLSHFGGGGLGGSGGSGGSSHFSIGGSSGTGGIGGSGGRGGSGGSGGRGGSGGSGAYSYSGGSSDSGSSESTEHRGSGGSGHFGGSGSGGSGGSSHFSIGGSGSSGGGGGAGGLGSGGSVGYSGGSFSIGGSGGSGGSGGRGGSGAGSGGSSGFGGSSGTGGSGHFSIGGSGVSGGSGSRGGSGGSGSGGSSGFGGGSGTGGSGHFSIGGSGGSGGSGSRGGSGGSGSGGSSGFGGSSGTGGSGHFSIGGSGVSGGSGVSGGSGSRGGSGGSGSGGSSGFGGSSGTGGSGHFSIGGSGGRGGSGGSGGGGSSGFGGSSGSGGSGHFGIGGSGGSGGSGGRGGSGDHGRSGGAGGVGNGGSSGYGGSSGSIGRSGGHGGIGGSGGRGGVGGSGGAGSGGSSGFGGSSGSGGSDHFSIGGSGGSGGSGGHGGIGGSGGRGGVGGSGGAGSGGSSGFGGSSGSGGSDHFSIGGSGGIGGSGGRGGVGGSGGRGGSGVSGSSGSGAYSGASGSGGSGHFSIGGSGFGGSGGHSGSSGGGGSGHSGAGGSGGSGGRGGSGGSGGYSGGSGHFGSLGSETRVGTGGSGSSSGGGSRFFGSSGSGDSGSSESAGHGGRGGSGGSGSGVGVGGGYGRGQKVSGSSSRRPLTGGPSLVAKLTGKRHKLERFGPGGRRDFDDTLGPEVCERAGLFRHPDTCDKFYECYWDRWVERFTLHVFDCPIAIVYDSGITACNWPFNGPPCED; encoded by the exons gTGCTAAGGCTGGTGCTGGATCAGAAGGTACACAACGTTAGCCGACGAGCCGTGACGGAGGCGGTGACGGAGGCGGTGACggagcagcaggaagaggaggaagagaccacCACGTTCACGCCGCTACAGGAGGACGatgagag CTTCGGCGTCGACTACAGCGTCCTCGAGTCCGGATCCGAGTACGAGGCGACGGTGCAGCCCCCTGTGGACgaggag GATTACTTAacaaccattaccacaaccaccaccaccaccgaaacaccaaccaccaccactgcaaccaccatccccaactccacctcctccaccacaaccacaactccATCCACCTCCACAAGCTCCTCCGGCTGGACATTCGagcggaagagaggaggaggaagaggaggaaggataagaggcgTTGTGAGGAGGAGGCCGTTGAATCAAGTTACCCcgggagatgagaagaaggatgCTGAGGATGCTGAGGATAAGGGGAGGCTGCTGATGGTGACCTTGGCGCCTAATCCTGAGTATATCGTGAAGGGTTATGACCTCAAGGAGTTGTCGAA aGTGGTGGACTACTTCACACTCCCCACGCACAACCTGACCCTGGGGGAGCAACATGTGACCTTCCACCCCGCGAGACTGATGGGCGTGGCGGACCTACAGAACGCC GACTCCCTGGTGGACCTCGCGGCAGGACTCGGAGTGCCCCTCGACCACCTGATCCTGACCGTCCCCGCCACGGCCATGTCCTTCACCCTGCAGGacgccaccctcaccaccccccGCTCTCCCGCCGCGGACACGCCCACCTACATGTCCTACTCCGAG gcGTGCAAGGTCATGTCCGGAGGGAACTGGACGGTGGAGAGGGACAATGACCTGACCGCGCCCTACGCCTTCGACAACCTGACCTGGGTGGCCTTCGATGACCCCAGCAGCGTCAAGGTCAAg agCAAGTACGCGCTGCTGCGAGGCCTGGCTGGCGTGGCGCTGAGGGACGTGGATCAGGCAGACCACGAGGACACGTGTGGATATGGTCCATACCCGCTCCTCTCCATGATCTACACCACATTCACTGAG CTCGCTCGGTCACCCCGCCGCACGGTGCTCAATAGTCTGGTGGAGGACCTCACCCACTCCCCCTCCGTGCCCTCAGACCTGCGCACGTCCCCCTTCAGGATCGTCCGTGTTGTGGATAGGTCAGGTGACATCACGGCCATCAG GGAGTACTCGTCAAACACTCGCTACCAGTGCTCGCGCCAGGGATACTACCGCGATCCCGACGACTGCTCCAACTTCTACAGGTGTGCCAAATTCAACCAGTATGTGGACGACTTCACGGTGTTCGAGTACGCATGTCCTCGTGGCCTTGTGTTCGACGACCGCTGGGAAGTGTGTGCCTGGCCCTCGGCGGCACCCCCATGCGACGGCTCTTCCGAGATTTTCCCGGTCCCGAAGCAGAAGTTCATCTGTCCGGGCGAGGGTTACTTTACCGACCCTGAAAATTGCCGGTGGTTCTTTGCATGCCTTGACCACTACGGCAACGGCACCTACACGCAGTATGAGTTCCGCTGCCCCTTCGGCCTGGCTTACGACGAGGACAACTATATGTGTAACTGGCCGTGGTTGGTGAATGGATGTGGCCAGAACGGCGTTGGCTACCTGGACCTTGCCCCTGGAGCGGCGCCCGTCAGTGTTGCCGACGTGACTGGACGTCGTGTGTATGGTAAAAGCATACCAACGCAACAGGTGCCATCGCAGAGCCTCCACGGCGGCAGCGGAGACAAGGCAGGCTGCAAGGAGTGTAGCGGATCGGTGGAACTGTCCATTGGAGGCAAGGGTGTGCTCAGCCACGAGAAGGGCCTCATCATCTCCCCGACCCTAAGTAACGAACGCCTTTCTTACAAAGTTTACAAGGAAAGTATCGAGTTCTCAGGCGAAAAATCTCAGGGTGGTTTTGGCGGCAGTGTGAGCGGCGGAGAACGATCAGGTGAGCGTTCTCAAGGCGGCTTTGGAGGAAGGGTGAGTAGCGGAGACCACTCAGGCGAGAGGTCTCAGGGCGGCTCTGGCAGTGGGGTGAACGCTGGTGGAGTTGCAGCGGTGGCCTTTGGGTCGTCCCTCCCGCAAGGCCCTTCGTTCGCTGGAGCCAAGCACACTCAGGACACTGCACAGCACCAAGGAGGGTCCTCAGGAGCCGCGTCTGACCGCAATGCCATCAAGACGCCTGGAACATCTCCTGGGTACTCTTACAGCGCCCCGTCAACCGCCCCGCTGCCATCCCCAGTCACCGAGGGCTATGACAACTCGCAGCCTCGCCCGTCCTCCACACGCACTTCGTCCCGCGGGCGGCCAATCACGTCTCAGGGGCAACCTACAGGTTCCCGCTCGGGCTCCGGATTAGGAACTTCTTACTCACAACCTGCAGCACCTTCTTCTTCTACCCGACCCTCCCACGGCTCACAGACATCACTGCGCCCCTCCGGTGGTAGACCTTCCACTTCCAGAAGGCCAGTCACTGCAGCGCCAGGAAGCGGATACTCCTACGCCAAACCCTCTGTTTCCGCCAAACCCACTCCCTCTCGTGGCCGACCAACCAGCCGCCGCCCATCCAGTCGTAGACCCACAAGCAGCAGACCCTCCAGTCGCCGACCTTCCACCTCCTACCCATCCCCCGCACCACCCACCTCTGGATACTCTTTCCCCACTCCATCAACACCCTTCAAGCCATTCCCTGGTGAAGACGTGTCATCGTCGTCTTCGTCGGAGGAGGAGCCCACAAGAACAACGTCCTCCGGTTACTCCTACCCCACGCCAAGCACCTCTCTTACTCCCGGCGGCGGAGTCACCGTCTCCGGTCAAACGCCCATCACTTCCCGGCCGCGGGTCTACCCCACGCCCACACCCTCGACGGGATACTCCCACCCCGAGCCACCCCAGTCCTTCGGCACCCTCCCGCCCGTTCCTTCGCCTTCTGGGTCCGTTGAAACTGGGTACCGTCCCACCATCAGCAGTGAAGAGTCCAGTGAGGAGGGCTACAGCTACTCCACACCCAGCCGACCACTCACCACCCCTCGCCCCCGACCCACACAACCAGTGGCCACGCGCCGTCCACGACCAAGCCGACCAGCCGCCACCCTGCCACCTCCAACTACCCCCGGGTACTCCTACGAAGCTCCCTCGCTGTCGTTCGAGCCTGTGAGACCTTTTGGGTCATCGGAGAGCAGAGAGACCTTCCAGGGAGTGTCCGATGAAGTAGGCATCGGGGCCACAGGCGGCTACTCTTACCAGACCCCGGCAAACCCCTTCCTCGAAACCAAGCAGCCCGGCTTTACCCCAGCCAGACCCACCCCGACACCTGGCTACCAAACACCCAGACCTTCACCGACAACACGGCCCCAGACACCCACCTATGAGACTCCGACGAGGAGGCCAACGCCCCGACCAGCCCCGATCCCCGACTCCTCGAGCTCTGAGGAGGGCTACTCCTACCGTCAACCGAGCGTGATCTTTACGGTGCCGGGCAGCTCTCAGTCTGCCgagcactcctcttcctcctcctctgagggTGGGTTCGCTGGCTACTCCTACTTGCCGCCGTCATCAGATAAGTCGTTCAATCCCTTCGGCTCGCTGGGCAGTGGATCTCACGAGAGTAGCGAAGGATACAGCGCGACGGGTGGATCAGGGCACTTTGGTGGATCTGTTCAGCCCAGCGGAGGAGGATCGATCCACTTCGGCAGTGGTGGCTCAAGCCATTTCAGCTTTGGTGGATCAGGAGACAGCGGAGTATCAAGTGGATATCGTGGAAGTAGTGGATCAGGAGGTCAAGGAGGAAGCGGTGGATCAAGCCACTTCAGTGTTGGTGGATCAGGAGGCCAGAGCGGCAGCAGTGAGTCAGACGAACACCGCGGCAGTGGCAGCGGTGGATCAAGTGGATTTGGTGGGTCAGGTGGtcaaggtggaagtggaggatcaAATGGATACAGCTACAGCGGTGGATCAAGCAGTTTTGGTGGATCAGGAGACGGCGGAAGCAGTGAATCAGCAGAACACCGCGGCAGTGGTGGATCAAGCGGATCGAGTCATTTCGGTGTCGGTGGATCAGGTGGATACAGTGGAAGCCGTGGATCAAGCCACTTTGGTAGCGGAGGCAGTGGTGGAGGATCAAGCCACTTCAGTATTGGTGGATCAGGTCAGAGCGGCAGCAGTGGATCAGCAGACAGCGGTGGAAGTGGTGGATCAGGCCACGTTAGCAGCGGTGGATCAAGATTCTTCGGCACAGTTGGAGCAGGCAGTAGTGGCAGCAGTGAATCAGACGAACATGGCAGCCGCGGTGGATCAAGCCACTTCGGTACTGGGGGATCAGGTGGCCGAGGTGGAAGCAGCGGTGGATCGAGTCACTTCACTTTTGGCGGATCAGGCGACAGCGGCAGCAGCGAATCGACAGAACACCGCGGCACTGGTGGATCAAGTGGATACAGTGGAAGCAATGGTGGCGGTGGATCACGGAGCCGAGGTGGAAGTGGTGGATCAAGCGGAAGCAGCGGAAGCGGAGGATCAGGCCACTTCAGTTTTGGTGGATCAGGGAGCCGAGGTGGAAGTGGTGGATCAGGAGGCCACAGCGGCAGCAGCGAGTCTGATGAACACCGCGGCAGTGACGGATCAGAAAGCAGCGGTGGATCAAGCCACTTTAGCATTGGTGGATCTGGAGGAAGCGGCGGAAGCGGTGGATCAGGAGATCAAGGTGGAAGCGGCGGCTCAAGTGGATACATTTACAGCGGTGGATCAAGCCAGTTAAGCTTCGGTGGATCAAGTGACAGCGGCAGCAGTGAATCCACGGAACACCGCGGCAGTGGTGGATCAGGCCACTTCGGAGGCGGTGGATCAGGAGGCAGCGGTGGATTAAGTGGATCAAGCCACTTCAGCATCGGTGGATCAGGAGgtagcggaggaagaggaggatcgggAAGCAGAGGTGGAAGTAGGGGATCAAGCGGCTACAGTGGAAGCGGTAGCAGCGGTGGATCAGGCCACTTCAGTTTTGGTGGATCAGGCCACAGCGGCAGCAGCGAGTCAGACGAACACCGCGCCAGTGGTGGATCAAGCCACTTCGGAGGCGGTGGATCAGGAG GCAGCGGTGGATCAAGCCACTTCGGAGGCGGTGGATCAGGAAGCAGCGGCGGATTAAGCCACTTCGGAGGCGGTGGATTAGGAGGCAGCGGTGGATCAGGCGGATCAAGCCACTTCAGCATTGGCGGATCATCAGGAACAGGTGGAATTGGTGGTTCCGGAGGCCGAGGAGGCAGTGGTGGATCAGGTGGTCGAGGTGGAAGCGGCGGATCAGGCGCATACAGTTACAGCGGTGGATCAAGCGACAGCGGCAGCAGTGAATCAACGGAACACCGCGGCAGTGGTGGATCAGGCCACTTTGGAGGCAGTGGatcaggaggaagtggaggatcgAGTCACTTCAGCATCGGTGGCTCAGgaagcagcggaggaggaggtggagcaggaggattAGGAAGTGGTGGATCAGTAGGATACAGTGGAGGAAGCTTCAGCATTGGTGGatcaggaggaagtggaggatcaGGAGGCCGAGGTGGATCAGGAGCAGGAAGTGGTGGATCAAGCGGATTCGGTGGAAGTAGCGGAACCGGAGGATCAGGTCACTTCAGCATTGGAGGATCAGGAGTAAGTGGAGGATCAGGAAGCCGAGGTGGATCAGGAGGATCAGGAAGTGGTGGATCAAGCGGATTCGGTGGAGGAAGCGGAACCGGAGGATCAGGTCACTTCAGCATTGGAGGatcaggaggaagtggaggatcaGGAAGCCGAGGTGGATCAGGAGGATCAGGAAGTGGTGGATCAAGCGGATTCGGTGGAAGTAGCGGAACCGGAGGATCAGGTCACTTCAGCATTGGAGGATCAGGAGTAAGTGGAGGATCAGGAGTAAGTGGAGGATCAGGAAGCCGAGGTGGATCAGGAGGATCAGGAAGTGGTGGATCAAGCGGATTCGGTGGAAGTAGCGGAACCGGAGGATCAGGTCACTTCAGCATTGGTGGATCAGGAGGCAGAGGTGGATCAGGAGGATCAGGAGGTGGTGGATCAAGCGGATTCGGTGGAAGTAGCGGAAGCGGAGGATCAGGTCACTTCGGCATTGGTGGatcaggaggaagtggaggatcaGGAGGCAGAGGTGGATCAGGAGACCATGGTAgaagtggaggagcaggaggagtaggaaacGGTGGATCAAGTGGATACGGTGGAAGCAGTGGAAGCATTGGTAGATCAGGAGGCCATGGTGGAATCGGTggatcaggaggaagaggtggagtcgGTGGATcaggaggagcaggaagtggTGGATCAAGCGGATTCGGTGGAAGTAGCGGAAGCGGAGGATCAGATCACTTCAGCATTGGTGGatcaggaggaagtggtggatcaGGAGGCCATGGTGGAATCGGTggatcaggaggaagaggtggagtcgGTGGATcaggaggagcaggaagtggTGGATCAAGCGGATTCGGTGGAAGTAGCGGAAGCGGAGGATCAGATCACTTCAGCATTGGTGGATCAGGAGGAATCGGTggatcaggaggaagaggtggagtcgGTGGATCAGGAGGCCGAGGTGGCTCAGGAGTATCAGGAAGTAGTGGATCAGGAGCATACAGTGGAGCCAGTGGGAGCGGTGGATCAGGCCACTTCAGTATCGGTGGATCAGGCTTTGGTGGATCAGGAGGCCATAGCGGGAGCAGCGGTGGAGGTGGATCAGGTCACTCTGGCGCCGGTGGAAGCGGTGGATCAGGAGGACGTGGAGGGAGTGGCGGATCAGGCGGCTACAGCGGAGGATCGGGTCACTTCGGGAGTCTTGGATCAGAAACTCGAGTGGGGACTGGTGGATCAGGGAGCAGCAGCGGCGGTGGATCAAGGTTCTTCGGCTCAAGTGGATCAGGAGACAGTGGAAGCAGTGAATCAGCGGGGCATGGTGGTCGCGGCGGCTCGGGTGGCAGCGGGAGTGGCGTGGGCGTTGGCGGGGGCTACGGGCGTGGTCAGAAGGTGTCGGGGTCAAGCTCCCGGCGACCCCTGACAGGCGGACCTTCACTGGTGGCCAAACTGACGGGGAAGCGACACAAGCTGGAGCGGTTCGGGCCTGGCGGGCGGCGGGACTTCGATGACACGCTCGGCCCGGAGGTGTGTGAGCGCGCGGGTCTCTTCCGGCACCCCGACACATGCGACAAGTTCTATGAGTGTTACTGGGACCGCTGGGTGGAACGCTTTACCCTCCATGTCTTCGATTGTCCCATTGCTATTGTGTATGATTCAGGCATCACCGCATGTAACTGGCCCTTCAATGGTCCACCCTGTGAGGACTAA